CTAAGCCTTTTCGGCATGGGCGGTTTAATCTTGGGTGCTGCTTTAGGATTGGCTGGAGGCATATTGGCTATCATATGGAGGCCATCCTAATTAAACAGAAATGCCCGAAAAATTCAACTTCCCAACACCCAACCGATTCATTAAACTACTGTATTCTATCGGTTTTGGACCTCTCATAGGTAAGATGGTACTCCTGCTAAAGACAAAAGGCCGAAAAACAGGCCTCCCACGTGTCACACCTCTCCAGTACGAGGAAATAGAAGGCCTCTACTACGTTGGCTCGATGCGGGGTTCAAAATCAGACTGGTTCCGCAACGTAATCAATAACCCCTACGTTGAAGTACGTGTAGGATCCAAGCAGTTCGAGGGGATGGCTGAGCCCATCAGCGACACCTCACGCATTGCAGACTTTTTAGAACTCCGCATAAGAAGACACCCCAAAGTAATGGGTATGATATTTCAAATAGAAGGACTCCCCTCAAAACCCAAACGCGATCAACTAGAAACCTACGCAAAAAATTTATCAATGGTAATTATTCGCCCAAAAGGTTAAGGCGTGCACTATAGAAATATAATGCTTTAAAACGGATAATCATAACAAACGGTGAGAAAATCTGGAAAAGAAGAAGGTAATAATCATTGGCGCAGGAATAGCCGGTCTATCTGCTGCCAATTATTTGCAGATGAATGGGTATGATACCGAAATCTTCGAGCTTCACACTAAACCGGGTGGTTTATGTACGGGATGGAGAAGAAAGGGTTACACTATCGACGGTTGCGTTCATTGGTTGGTGGGTTCTAGTCCTTCTGTTAATTACTATAAATTTTGGAATGAACTAATCGATATGAAAGAGTTGAAGATCGTAGATTATGAGGAAT
This window of the Candidatus Methylarchaceae archaeon HK02M2 genome carries:
- a CDS encoding nitroreductase family deazaflavin-dependent oxidoreductase, which encodes MPEKFNFPTPNRFIKLLYSIGFGPLIGKMVLLLKTKGRKTGLPRVTPLQYEEIEGLYYVGSMRGSKSDWFRNVINNPYVEVRVGSKQFEGMAEPISDTSRIADFLELRIRRHPKVMGMIFQIEGLPSKPKRDQLETYAKNLSMVIIRPKG